In one Halorubrum sp. CBA1229 genomic region, the following are encoded:
- a CDS encoding mechanosensitive ion channel family protein — translation MIPSPLTLFEGLTAVEATVAVLVVSIVAAVGMEFAVLRVARRYVAATDSGYDDIVISSLRAPLVVTAALAGVYLLTQVPSVRTSVLVSPRLLDSVFGRPSLSVIVLVWAHAANAVVNRLVAAVNEEGGRFDFAPVFSNVWTLAVLVGSAGTLLWLWGIEITPLLGAAGVAGIAVGFAAKDTVANFFGGIALYFDDTYKIGDYIVLDDGTAGTVIKVGVRSTTLLTRDEVLVTVPNAALNAAKVTNESAPQRRRRVRVPIGVAYGTDVDAFESLALEVVGAEPLVLDSPKPRARLRSFGDSALQYEILCWVNGPTRRRRAQHELNRALYKALGDADIEIPYPKRDVTVTPTNGPGPESAGAERSGPPSAAATESAEHRAGDGD, via the coding sequence ATGATTCCGTCGCCGCTGACGTTGTTCGAGGGGCTCACGGCGGTCGAGGCGACGGTCGCGGTCCTCGTGGTCTCGATCGTCGCCGCCGTGGGAATGGAGTTCGCCGTCCTGCGGGTCGCCCGCCGGTACGTCGCGGCCACCGACTCCGGGTACGACGACATCGTCATCTCCTCGCTGCGCGCGCCGCTCGTCGTCACCGCCGCGCTCGCCGGGGTGTACCTCCTCACGCAGGTGCCGTCGGTCCGGACTTCGGTGCTCGTGAGCCCCCGGCTGCTCGATAGCGTCTTCGGTCGGCCGTCGCTGTCGGTGATCGTCCTCGTGTGGGCGCACGCGGCGAACGCCGTCGTGAACCGGCTCGTCGCCGCGGTCAACGAGGAGGGCGGTCGGTTCGACTTCGCGCCCGTGTTCTCGAACGTCTGGACGCTCGCGGTGCTCGTCGGGAGCGCCGGTACGCTGCTGTGGCTGTGGGGCATCGAGATCACGCCCCTGCTCGGCGCCGCGGGGGTCGCCGGCATCGCGGTCGGCTTCGCCGCGAAGGACACGGTCGCGAACTTCTTCGGTGGGATCGCGCTCTACTTCGACGACACCTACAAGATCGGCGACTACATCGTCCTCGACGACGGCACCGCCGGAACCGTGATCAAAGTCGGCGTGCGCTCGACGACGCTGCTCACCCGCGACGAGGTTCTCGTGACGGTGCCGAACGCGGCGCTCAACGCCGCGAAGGTGACGAACGAGTCCGCGCCGCAGCGCCGGCGCCGCGTCCGGGTCCCGATCGGCGTCGCCTACGGGACCGACGTCGACGCGTTCGAGTCGCTCGCGCTCGAGGTCGTGGGGGCGGAGCCGCTGGTCCTCGACTCGCCGAAGCCGCGGGCGCGGCTGCGCTCGTTCGGCGACTCGGCGCTGCAGTACGAGATCCTCTGTTGGGTCAACGGGCCGACGCGGCGCCGACGCGCACAGCACGAGCTCAACCGCGCGCTGTACAAGGCGCTGGGCGACGCCGACATCGAGATCCCGTACCCCAAGCGCGACGTGACGGTCACGCCGACCAACGGTCCGGGCCCCGAGAGCGCGGGCGCCGAGCGGTCGGGTCCCCCGTCCGCCGCCGCGACGGAATCCGCCGAGCACCGAGCGGGCGACGGCGACTGA
- a CDS encoding HVO_2523 family zinc finger protein — protein sequence MSEGDGDREPAGETAADSGGRPCPLCETPMYHRHCKYVCPAHGVVYDCSDTFY from the coding sequence ATGAGCGAGGGCGACGGGGATCGGGAACCGGCGGGCGAGACGGCCGCCGATTCGGGCGGTCGGCCGTGTCCCCTCTGCGAGACGCCGATGTACCACAGACACTGCAAGTACGTCTGTCCGGCCCACGGCGTCGTCTACGACTGCAGCGACACGTTCTACTAG
- a CDS encoding Hvo_1808 family surface protein: MRRVPTLPVVLAAIALLSLGVGGVAAGPVAENVAAGDSPGSTTTAECDAGDGTDLVGCWNGTHYEDELSFNQSDGLNESELEALTHLTMARVEHIRERPFREDVPVETVSREEFANGSTGGNNSSEAFRRWNDQVWEALFVVGEDADANEEIDTVFGGAVSGFYSPSQNRIVLVTAEGEEPQVDPSTLAHELVHGMQDQYHGLTRPRYASATQDGDLAVDGIIEGEAVHIEERYAARCAANWTCLDAPDSAGGGGGPAADYNFGILQTVLQPYSDGALYVEELIEEGGWEAVNETMENPPGSTAEVIHRNPDYETREVAFEDAATGGWETYPDQGVDGAETTGEASMFVMFWYQSFEYRYPVLEPETSAGANVRIHTRPDEELRTRANYNYAHESTDGWAGDELYPYRAGDGDDAREGYVWVTEWQTVGDAADFRETYLTMLTAHGDDEYETGRVYEIDGGDFPGAYGVVRDDTTVTIVHAPEPAGVLELRPNADLELPATDDADGDDGSDTGPDGDDGDATDTGSADDAGDGSSGPNASTDDRAPGFGVAAALLGLLAAVSLLARRGRD; encoded by the coding sequence ATGCGACGGGTTCCCACCCTCCCGGTCGTCCTCGCCGCGATAGCCCTCCTCTCGCTCGGCGTCGGCGGGGTCGCCGCCGGTCCGGTGGCCGAGAACGTCGCCGCCGGCGATTCCCCGGGAAGCACGACCACCGCCGAGTGCGACGCGGGCGACGGCACCGACCTCGTCGGCTGCTGGAACGGGACGCACTACGAGGACGAGCTCTCCTTCAACCAGAGCGACGGGCTCAACGAGTCCGAGCTGGAGGCTCTGACGCACCTGACGATGGCGCGCGTCGAGCACATCCGCGAGCGGCCGTTCCGAGAGGACGTGCCGGTCGAGACGGTCTCCCGGGAGGAGTTCGCGAACGGCTCGACCGGCGGGAACAACAGCAGCGAGGCGTTCCGCCGGTGGAACGACCAGGTGTGGGAGGCGCTGTTCGTCGTCGGCGAGGACGCGGACGCGAACGAGGAGATCGACACGGTGTTCGGCGGCGCCGTTTCCGGCTTCTACTCGCCGAGCCAGAACCGGATCGTCCTCGTCACCGCCGAGGGCGAGGAGCCGCAGGTCGACCCCTCGACGCTGGCGCACGAGCTCGTCCACGGGATGCAAGACCAGTACCACGGCCTCACGCGGCCGCGCTACGCCAGCGCCACGCAGGACGGCGACCTCGCGGTCGACGGCATCATCGAGGGGGAGGCGGTCCACATCGAGGAGCGCTACGCCGCCCGCTGTGCGGCCAACTGGACCTGCCTCGACGCGCCCGACTCCGCCGGCGGGGGCGGCGGACCGGCGGCCGACTACAACTTCGGCATCCTCCAGACCGTGCTCCAGCCGTACTCCGACGGGGCGCTCTACGTCGAGGAGCTGATCGAGGAGGGCGGGTGGGAGGCCGTCAACGAGACGATGGAAAACCCGCCCGGAAGCACCGCCGAGGTGATCCACCGGAACCCCGACTACGAGACCCGCGAGGTGGCGTTCGAGGACGCGGCGACCGGCGGCTGGGAGACGTACCCGGATCAGGGCGTCGACGGCGCCGAGACGACGGGCGAGGCGTCGATGTTCGTGATGTTCTGGTACCAGAGCTTCGAGTACCGCTACCCGGTGCTCGAGCCCGAGACGAGCGCGGGGGCGAACGTCCGGATCCACACGCGGCCGGACGAGGAGCTCCGGACCCGCGCGAACTACAACTACGCCCACGAGTCGACCGACGGCTGGGCCGGCGACGAGCTCTACCCGTACCGCGCCGGCGACGGCGACGACGCCCGCGAGGGCTACGTCTGGGTGACGGAGTGGCAGACCGTCGGCGACGCCGCGGACTTCCGCGAAACGTACCTCACGATGCTGACCGCCCACGGCGACGACGAGTACGAGACGGGGCGGGTGTACGAAATCGACGGCGGCGACTTCCCCGGCGCCTACGGCGTCGTGCGTGACGACACCACCGTGACGATCGTCCACGCCCCGGAGCCCGCCGGCGTGCTCGAACTCCGCCCGAACGCCGACCTCGAACTCCCCGCGACCGACGACGCTGACGGCGACGACGGGAGCGACACCGGACCAGACGGCGACGACGGCGACGCGACCGACACCGGCTCGGCGGACGACGCCGGCGACGGCTCGTCCGGTCCGAACGCCTCGACGGACGACCGAGCGCCCGGGTTCGGCGTGGCGGCCGCTCTCCTCGGGCTGTTGGCGGCGGTGTCGCTGCTCGCGCGGCGCGGACGGGACTGA
- a CDS encoding TIGR00296 family protein produces MSEAQTVQLSYDDGARAVELAREAVESFVRHGQREQPGSMREAFYARTGAFVRLESTRGRGRLRGCAGAWETSDQLGHAIVEAAIKAASGDSCGSEVEPKELDNITVSVFVVSNTVLTNDPLADLEVGTHGVAVDGGNSHGWLYPTVPVENGWSGAEFLSRACRKAKLAPNAWEDDETMVTLIEGQVFRERADGGAVEEL; encoded by the coding sequence ATGTCCGAGGCTCAGACCGTTCAGCTGTCGTACGACGACGGTGCACGAGCGGTCGAACTCGCGCGGGAGGCGGTCGAGTCGTTCGTCCGACACGGACAACGTGAACAACCCGGCAGCATGCGCGAGGCGTTCTACGCCCGCACCGGGGCGTTCGTTCGACTGGAATCCACCAGGGGCCGCGGCCGGCTGCGCGGCTGCGCCGGCGCGTGGGAGACCTCCGACCAGCTCGGCCACGCGATCGTCGAGGCCGCGATCAAGGCCGCCTCCGGCGACTCCTGCGGCTCGGAGGTCGAGCCGAAGGAGCTCGACAACATCACGGTCTCCGTGTTCGTCGTCTCGAACACGGTGCTCACCAACGACCCCCTCGCCGACCTGGAGGTCGGCACCCACGGCGTCGCCGTCGACGGCGGCAACTCCCACGGCTGGCTCTACCCGACGGTCCCCGTCGAGAACGGCTGGTCCGGCGCCGAGTTCCTCTCGCGCGCCTGCCGGAAGGCGAAGCTCGCCCCGAACGCCTGGGAGGACGACGAGACGATGGTGACGCTCATCGAGGGCCAGGTGTTCCGAGAGCGCGCCGACGGCGGCGCCGTCGAGGAACTGTAA
- a CDS encoding cation-translocating P-type ATPase: MNGQTITRYYRNHRKATVTATSGLLYGGGWSLGYLTSFDAASAAVLVLATVVGGYDIAKTAYHEVTNRTLGIKTLVTLAAVGAVVIGEYWEAAAVVFLFSLGSYLEGRTMRKTRTALQELLEMTPDTATVRRDGELREVPAREVEEGEVVVVKPGGKVPVDGTVVDGESAVNQAPVTGESAPVHKADGDEVYAGTVNQEGALEIRTTGAGSDTTLERIIRRVEEAQEAQSPTESLIDRFAKYYTPAVIVLAIGAYAVTQNAILSLTLLVIGCPGALVIGPPVSIVSAIGNAARSGVLMKGGEHLERAGKIDLVAFDKTGTLTEGETRVATSPPRHDEGGKAALAVTDVEGFGVADDEVLALAATAEKKSEHHLADAIVDAARERPTAATDGGATVVQADDTDASLRSVPDPDDFDVVAGKGVVARAGGREVVVGNRALLDDRDVDVPDQVAEYVREREGRGETVVHVVRDGDVVGAIAMRDKLRESAPGVVATLRDAGIETVMLTGDNERTAAAVAEEVGIDDYRAELLPEDKQSVIETLQGEGHVVAMVGDGINDAPSLATADVGIAMGAAGTDTAIETADMALMADDLERIPYAVTLSKATRRNVLENVGLAVLTVTVLLAGVLTSYVTLAAGMLVHEASVLLVILNGMRLLRH, from the coding sequence ATGAACGGACAAACGATCACGCGGTACTACCGGAACCACCGGAAGGCCACCGTGACGGCGACGAGCGGCCTGCTCTACGGCGGCGGCTGGAGTCTGGGCTACCTCACGAGCTTCGACGCCGCGAGCGCCGCCGTCCTCGTCCTCGCGACGGTCGTGGGCGGCTACGACATCGCCAAGACCGCCTACCACGAGGTCACCAACCGGACGCTCGGCATCAAGACGCTGGTGACGCTGGCCGCCGTCGGCGCCGTCGTTATCGGGGAGTACTGGGAGGCCGCGGCCGTGGTCTTCCTGTTCAGCCTCGGCAGCTACCTCGAGGGCCGGACGATGCGGAAGACCCGGACGGCACTCCAGGAGCTGCTGGAGATGACGCCCGACACGGCGACCGTACGCCGGGATGGAGAGCTCCGAGAGGTCCCCGCCCGCGAGGTCGAGGAGGGCGAGGTCGTCGTCGTGAAGCCGGGCGGGAAGGTCCCGGTCGACGGAACCGTCGTCGACGGCGAGAGCGCCGTCAATCAGGCGCCGGTCACCGGGGAGAGCGCGCCCGTCCACAAGGCCGACGGCGACGAGGTGTACGCCGGGACGGTCAACCAAGAGGGTGCGCTAGAAATCCGGACGACGGGCGCGGGCTCGGACACGACGCTCGAACGCATCATCCGCCGCGTCGAGGAGGCGCAGGAGGCCCAGTCGCCGACGGAGAGCCTCATCGACCGGTTCGCGAAGTACTACACCCCGGCTGTCATCGTGTTAGCAATCGGCGCGTACGCGGTCACGCAGAACGCGATCCTGTCGCTGACGCTGCTGGTCATCGGCTGTCCGGGCGCGCTCGTCATCGGGCCGCCGGTCAGCATCGTCTCGGCCATCGGGAACGCCGCCCGGTCGGGCGTGCTGATGAAGGGCGGCGAACACCTCGAACGCGCCGGCAAGATCGACCTCGTCGCCTTCGACAAGACCGGCACCCTCACGGAGGGCGAGACCCGCGTGGCGACTTCGCCGCCACGGCATGACGAGGGCGGCAAAGCCGCCCTCGCTGTCACCGATGTCGAGGGGTTCGGCGTCGCCGACGACGAGGTGCTCGCGCTCGCGGCGACCGCCGAGAAGAAGAGCGAGCACCACCTCGCCGACGCCATCGTCGACGCGGCCCGCGAGCGACCGACGGCTGCGACGGACGGCGGAGCGACGGTCGTCCAGGCGGACGATACGGACGCCAGCCTCCGGTCGGTCCCCGATCCGGACGACTTCGACGTGGTCGCCGGCAAGGGGGTCGTCGCCCGTGCCGGGGGCCGGGAAGTTGTCGTCGGCAACCGCGCGCTCCTGGACGACCGCGACGTCGACGTCCCCGATCAGGTCGCCGAGTACGTCCGCGAGCGCGAGGGGCGCGGCGAGACGGTCGTCCACGTCGTGCGGGACGGGGACGTCGTCGGCGCGATCGCCATGCGCGACAAGCTCCGGGAGTCCGCCCCCGGCGTCGTCGCGACGCTCCGGGACGCCGGCATCGAGACGGTGATGCTCACCGGCGACAACGAGCGGACGGCCGCCGCGGTCGCCGAGGAAGTCGGCATCGACGACTACCGCGCCGAACTGCTCCCCGAGGACAAGCAGTCCGTCATCGAGACGCTTCAGGGCGAGGGCCACGTCGTCGCGATGGTCGGCGACGGCATCAACGACGCACCGTCGCTGGCGACCGCCGATGTCGGCATCGCGATGGGCGCCGCCGGGACGGACACCGCCATCGAGACGGCGGACATGGCGTTGATGGCCGACGACCTCGAACGCATCCCGTACGCGGTCACACTGAGCAAGGCGACGCGTCGGAACGTCCTCGAGAACGTCGGGCTCGCGGTGCTGACCGTGACCGTCCTCCTCGCGGGCGTGCTCACGAGCTACGTCACGCTCGCCGCCGGGATGCTGGTCCACGAGGCCAGCGTCCTCCTCGTCATCCTCAACGGGATGCGGCTGCTCCGGCACTGA
- a CDS encoding isochorismatase family cysteine hydrolase produces the protein MPYDPTETAVIVVDMQNGFCHPDGSLYAEPSEAAIGPVTSLVERAREAGASVVYTRDVHPPEQFDGTHYYDEFDRWGEHVVEGSWDAELVGGLDVREADHIVEKHTYDAFYQTELEGHLDAHGISDLLICGTLANVCVLHTAGSAGLRDYRPVVVEDALGYITEDHREYAVDHADWLFGETTTREDVEFAEP, from the coding sequence ATGCCGTACGATCCGACCGAGACCGCGGTGATCGTCGTCGACATGCAGAACGGGTTCTGTCACCCGGACGGGAGCCTCTACGCCGAGCCGAGCGAGGCGGCGATCGGGCCGGTGACGTCGCTGGTCGAGCGGGCCCGCGAGGCCGGCGCGAGCGTCGTCTACACCCGCGATGTCCACCCGCCGGAGCAGTTCGACGGGACGCACTACTACGACGAGTTCGACCGGTGGGGCGAGCACGTCGTCGAGGGGTCGTGGGACGCCGAGCTCGTCGGGGGGCTCGACGTGCGCGAGGCGGACCACATCGTCGAGAAGCACACGTACGACGCGTTCTATCAGACGGAGCTGGAGGGGCACCTCGACGCCCACGGAATCTCCGACCTGCTGATCTGCGGGACGCTCGCGAACGTCTGTGTCCTCCACACGGCCGGCAGCGCGGGGCTCCGCGACTACCGGCCCGTCGTCGTCGAGGACGCGCTGGGCTACATCACCGAGGACCACCGCGAGTACGCCGTCGACCACGCGGACTGGCTGTTCGGCGAGACGACGACCCGCGAGGACGTCGAGTTCGCGGAGCCGTGA
- a CDS encoding nicotinate phosphoribosyltransferase, translating into MTAFDIVDAAAIRDGRATDAYFDQTVAALEGADRNPRVVAEVTADQFPDGDFELLAGVKDAVALLEGRDVDVDAIPEGRLFDGGPVMRIEGPYLAFARLETSLLGFLSHASGMATAALDCRVAAPESSVLSFGARHVHPAMTAAVERSALVGGFDGFSHVAAGDLLGREASGTMPHALSICFGRGEQEAAWRAFDEAADESVPRIALCDTYSDEVDETLRAVAALGDRIDGVRLDTTGSRRGDFRHIAREVGWELDARGHGDVDVYVSGGLGPADLRELRDVVDGFGVGGYVSNADPVDFALDIVTVEGEPAAKRGKLSGAKAVYRTADGAHAVGLADRSGPEDAESLMEPVIRDGEVVADDVVDLATATERALADAEAVGYGTE; encoded by the coding sequence ATGACAGCGTTCGACATCGTCGACGCGGCCGCGATCCGCGACGGGCGGGCGACGGACGCGTACTTCGATCAGACCGTGGCCGCGCTGGAGGGCGCCGACCGGAACCCGCGGGTCGTCGCCGAGGTGACCGCCGACCAGTTCCCGGACGGCGACTTCGAGCTGCTCGCCGGAGTCAAGGACGCGGTCGCGCTCTTGGAGGGCCGCGACGTCGACGTCGACGCGATCCCCGAGGGGCGCCTGTTCGACGGCGGGCCGGTGATGCGGATCGAGGGGCCGTACCTGGCCTTCGCGCGGCTGGAGACGTCGCTTTTGGGCTTCCTCTCGCACGCCTCCGGGATGGCGACCGCCGCGCTCGACTGCCGCGTCGCCGCCCCGGAGTCGTCGGTGCTCTCCTTCGGCGCGCGCCACGTCCACCCCGCCATGACGGCGGCGGTCGAGCGCTCCGCGCTGGTGGGCGGCTTCGACGGCTTCTCGCACGTCGCCGCCGGCGACCTGCTCGGCCGGGAGGCGTCGGGGACGATGCCGCACGCCCTCTCCATCTGCTTCGGCCGCGGCGAGCAGGAGGCCGCGTGGCGCGCCTTCGACGAGGCCGCCGACGAGTCGGTGCCGCGGATCGCCCTCTGTGACACCTACTCCGACGAGGTGGACGAGACGCTCCGGGCGGTCGCGGCGCTCGGCGACCGGATCGACGGCGTCCGGCTCGACACCACCGGATCGCGGCGCGGCGACTTCCGGCACATCGCCCGCGAGGTCGGGTGGGAGCTCGACGCCCGGGGCCACGGGGACGTCGACGTGTACGTCTCCGGCGGGCTCGGTCCCGCCGACCTCCGCGAGCTGCGCGACGTCGTCGACGGCTTCGGCGTGGGCGGGTACGTCTCCAACGCCGACCCCGTGGACTTCGCGCTCGACATCGTCACCGTCGAGGGCGAGCCGGCCGCGAAGCGCGGCAAGCTTTCGGGGGCGAAGGCCGTCTACCGCACCGCCGACGGCGCGCACGCGGTCGGGCTCGCGGACCGCTCGGGCCCCGAGGACGCCGAGTCGCTCATGGAGCCGGTGATCCGCGACGGCGAGGTCGTCGCCGACGACGTGGTCGACCTCGCGACCGCGACCGAGCGGGCGCTCGCGGACGCGGAGGCGGTCGGCTACGGGACCGAGTAG
- a CDS encoding heavy-metal-associated domain-containing protein, translating to MSDTTQFRVLDFDCPSCASTVERALSNVDGVEAVEVHYSTGRVEVEYDDGVADPDAFAQTIENQGYTPQPA from the coding sequence ATGAGCGACACAACGCAGTTCCGCGTCCTGGACTTCGACTGTCCGAGCTGTGCGAGCACCGTCGAACGCGCCCTCTCGAACGTCGACGGCGTCGAAGCCGTCGAGGTGCATTACTCGACCGGTCGCGTCGAGGTCGAGTACGACGACGGCGTCGCTGACCCCGACGCCTTCGCACAGACCATCGAAAACCAGGGTTACACGCCCCAGCCCGCCTGA
- a CDS encoding helix-turn-helix domain-containing protein, whose protein sequence is MSNSGTDHRLDDIAVRDTRVSDAIDEPMRAMVLDILSEEALTASEVHGSLADRGIDRTENTVRHHINELRDAGLVDVVRFEEGRGGTTKYYHANTIVLSYSLPESADDAVEEMVDAVQPQITDALATLTDGYDDAIDEIVADMQPCEHCQTQKYETYVLLTVLRRAFVRAHRK, encoded by the coding sequence ATGAGCAACTCCGGTACCGATCACCGCCTCGACGACATCGCGGTGCGGGACACGCGGGTCTCGGACGCGATCGACGAACCGATGCGGGCGATGGTCCTCGACATTCTGTCCGAGGAGGCCCTGACCGCGAGCGAGGTGCACGGGAGCCTCGCCGATCGCGGCATCGACCGGACCGAGAACACGGTCCGACACCACATCAACGAGTTACGGGACGCCGGCCTCGTCGACGTTGTCCGCTTCGAGGAGGGCCGCGGGGGGACGACGAAGTACTACCACGCGAACACGATCGTCCTCTCGTACTCGCTCCCGGAGTCGGCCGACGACGCGGTCGAGGAGATGGTGGACGCCGTTCAGCCCCAGATCACGGACGCGCTCGCAACGCTCACCGACGGGTACGACGACGCCATCGACGAGATCGTCGCCGACATGCAGCCCTGTGAGCACTGTCAGACGCAGAAGTACGAGACGTACGTGCTCCTGACCGTGCTGCGACGTGCGTTCGTTCGTGCGCACCGGAAGTGA
- the hisD gene encoding histidinol dehydrogenase, whose protein sequence is MDVRTVADLSPAERRAFFERDAGVDAVRDDVSEIVGRVREEGDVALREFAEEFDGVSVGNIDVTDDAERAHAELDDADDPVLDAVREAAANIREFHERQRPEDWRDEFDGRELGRRFRPIDRAGVYVPGGAAAYPSSALMGVIPATVAGVDHVSVATPPADDLNPVTLAAIHEAGADAVYQVGGAQAIAALAYGTETVTNAQKVVGPGNKWVTAAKAVVQGDVEIDFLAGPSEVLVLADETADPALVAADLVAQAEHDPNASVVAVTADADLADAVADAVDEQAAGREREETIRAALDNDASGVLRARSMPEAVLFAEEYAAEHLSIVADDDEALLDRITNAGSVFLGPYSPVAAGDYAAGTNHVLPTNGGAKRYGGLSVDTFLRSSTVQRLDRDALSDLSETITTLAEAEGLEAHAESVRKRFE, encoded by the coding sequence ATGGACGTACGAACCGTCGCCGACCTCTCGCCGGCCGAGCGGCGCGCCTTCTTCGAGCGCGACGCCGGCGTCGACGCGGTCCGCGACGACGTGAGCGAGATCGTGGGGAGGGTGCGCGAGGAGGGCGACGTCGCGCTGCGGGAGTTCGCCGAGGAGTTCGACGGCGTGAGCGTCGGCAACATCGACGTCACCGACGACGCCGAGCGCGCGCACGCCGAGCTCGACGACGCGGACGACCCGGTGCTCGACGCGGTCCGCGAGGCCGCGGCGAACATCCGCGAGTTCCACGAGCGACAGCGCCCCGAGGACTGGCGGGACGAGTTCGACGGCCGGGAGCTCGGCCGCCGCTTCCGCCCGATCGACCGCGCGGGGGTGTACGTGCCCGGCGGCGCGGCCGCCTATCCCTCCAGCGCGCTGATGGGCGTGATCCCGGCGACCGTCGCGGGCGTCGACCACGTCTCCGTCGCGACCCCGCCGGCCGACGACCTGAATCCGGTGACGCTCGCGGCGATCCACGAGGCCGGCGCCGACGCGGTGTACCAGGTCGGCGGCGCGCAGGCGATCGCCGCGCTCGCGTACGGGACGGAGACGGTGACGAACGCGCAGAAGGTGGTCGGCCCCGGCAACAAGTGGGTGACCGCCGCGAAGGCGGTCGTCCAGGGCGACGTGGAGATCGACTTCCTCGCGGGACCGAGCGAGGTGCTCGTGCTCGCGGACGAGACGGCCGACCCGGCGCTCGTCGCGGCCGATCTCGTCGCGCAGGCCGAACACGACCCGAACGCCTCCGTGGTCGCGGTCACCGCCGACGCCGACCTCGCCGACGCGGTCGCCGACGCGGTCGACGAGCAGGCGGCGGGGCGCGAGCGCGAGGAGACGATCCGCGCCGCCCTCGACAACGACGCCTCGGGCGTCCTCCGCGCCCGGTCGATGCCCGAGGCGGTGCTGTTCGCCGAGGAGTACGCGGCCGAGCACCTCTCGATCGTCGCCGACGACGACGAGGCCCTCTTAGACCGGATCACGAACGCCGGCTCCGTCTTCCTCGGGCCGTACTCGCCGGTCGCCGCCGGCGACTACGCGGCCGGGACGAACCACGTGCTGCCGACGAACGGGGGCGCGAAGCGCTACGGCGGGCTCTCCGTCGACACCTTCCTCCGGTCGTCGACGGTCCAGCGGCTCGACCGCGACGCGCTCTCCGACCTCTCGGAGACGATCACGACGCTCGCGGAGGCCGAGGGGCTGGAGGCGCACGCCGAAAGCGTCCGGAAGCGGTTCGAGTAG
- a CDS encoding phytoene/squalene synthase family protein — MVEHTQVARSKRIQRRTGKTFHVATRLLPKRIRHATYVLYGFFRIADEVVDAEDTAPPAEQRAELDRLRRAALGEESTEDPVLEAFAEIKEDHEIADEDVHSFVDAMESDIDTDRYETYEELETYMDGSAAAVGRMMTAIMELDEETEATALPHATKLGEAFQMTNFIRDVREDVVERDRIYLPLETLRRHGVSEEQILDLEFDADVAAAIREELSRTERLYEEGVAGIKYLPEDCQLAVLLAAVLYADHHRLIRNLGYDTVSTTPELSFARKISLLVRTRWKWQWNKDPEAVFYEMCRGFDGTRDHREHGPHGSGVAQSD, encoded by the coding sequence ATGGTAGAGCACACCCAGGTTGCCCGGAGCAAGCGGATTCAGCGCCGAACGGGCAAGACCTTCCACGTCGCCACCCGGCTACTGCCGAAGCGGATCCGCCACGCCACGTACGTGCTGTACGGTTTCTTCCGGATCGCCGACGAGGTCGTCGACGCCGAGGACACGGCCCCGCCGGCCGAACAGCGCGCGGAGCTCGACCGACTCCGGCGGGCCGCCCTCGGTGAGGAGTCGACCGAAGACCCCGTGTTGGAGGCGTTCGCCGAGATCAAGGAGGACCACGAGATCGCCGACGAGGACGTCCACTCGTTCGTCGACGCGATGGAGAGCGACATCGACACCGACCGCTACGAGACCTACGAGGAGCTGGAGACGTACATGGACGGCTCCGCGGCCGCGGTCGGCCGGATGATGACGGCGATCATGGAGCTCGACGAGGAGACCGAGGCGACGGCGCTCCCGCACGCGACCAAGCTCGGCGAGGCGTTCCAGATGACGAACTTCATCCGCGACGTCCGGGAGGACGTCGTCGAGCGCGACCGCATCTACCTCCCCTTGGAGACCCTCCGGCGGCACGGCGTGAGCGAGGAGCAGATCCTCGATCTGGAGTTCGACGCCGACGTGGCGGCCGCGATCCGCGAGGAGCTCTCCCGGACGGAGCGGCTCTACGAGGAGGGCGTGGCGGGGATCAAGTACCTCCCCGAGGACTGCCAGCTGGCGGTGTTGCTCGCGGCGGTGCTGTACGCGGACCACCACCGACTCATCCGGAACCTGGGGTACGACACGGTGTCGACGACGCCGGAGCTCTCCTTCGCCCGCAAGATCTCGCTGCTCGTCCGGACGCGCTGGAAGTGGCAGTGGAACAAGGACCCCGAGGCGGTGTTTTACGAGATGTGTCGCGGCTTCGACGGCACCCGCGACCACCGCGAACACGGCCCGCACGGCTCGGGCGTCGCGCAGTCCGACTGA